A region of the Microbacterium sp. SL75 genome:
TGGTCGCGAGCGCAACACCAACCAGCGCGACCGTGGTTCGCGCGACCGCAACGAGAGCCAGTTCCTCGAGCGCGTCGTGACGATCAACCGCGTGTCGAAGGTGGTCAAGGGTGGCCGTCGCTTCAGCTTCACGGCGCTCGTCGTCGTGGGCGATGGCAACGGCGTCGTGGGTGTCGGCTACGGCAAGGCCCGCGAAGTCCCCCTCGCCATCTCGAAGGGTGTCGAAGAGGCCAAGCGCAACTTCTTCCGCGTCCCCCGCTCGGGCTCGACCATCCCTCACCCCGTCCAGGGCGAGGCCGCTGCCGGTGTGGTGCTCCTGCGCCCCGCCGCCGCCGGTACCGGTGTTATCGCCGGTGGTCCCGTCCGCGCCGTCCTCGAGTGCGCCGGCATCCACGATGTCCTCTCGAAGTCGCTCGGCTCGTCGAACACGATCAACATCGTGCACGCGACCGTCGAGGCGCTGAAGTCGCTCGAAGAGCCCCGCGCCGTGGCTGCTCGCCGTGGCCTGGAGTTCGACCAGGTAGCTCCGGCCCGCCTCGTGCGCGCCGAGGCCGCTGCTCAGAAGGTAGGTGCCTGATGGCCGAGCGTCTGAAGGTCACGCAGATCAAGTCCAAGGTGAGCGAGAAGCAGAACCAGCGCGACACGCTGCGTTCGCTCGGTCTCAAGCGGATCGGCGACTCAGTCGTCCGTCCCGACGACGCGCAGACGCGCGGTTACGTCAAGACCGTCGCCCACCTCGTCAAGGTTGAGGAGATCGACTAATGGCTGCCAAGAAGGACGAGACCGCTACGGTCGACGCCCCGAAGAAGGCATCGGCCCGTAAGACGGCCGAGAAGAACGAAGCGCCCGCGGCGCGCCCCGGCGTGCTCAAGGTCCACCACCTGCGTCCCGTCCCGGGAGCTCGTACCGCAAAGACCCGTGTCGGTCGCGGTGAGGGCTCCAAGGGTAAGACGGCCGGTCGCGGTACCAAGGGAACGAAGGCTCGTTACCAGGTCCGTGTGGGCTTCGAGGGTGGGCAGATGCCTCTGCACATGCGCACCCCGAAGCTCCGTGGCTTCAAGAACCCGTTCCGCGTCGAGTACCAGGTCGTGAACCTGGACAAGCTCGGCGAGCTCTACCCGCAGGGTGGCGACGTGACCGTCGCCGACCTGGTGGCCAAGGGCGCTGTCCGCAAGAACGAGAAGGTCAAGGTGCTCGGCACCGGCGACATCTCGGTCGCGCTGACCGTCTCGGTCGACAAGGTCTCCGGCTCCGCTGAGCAGAAGATCGTCGCCGCTGGCGGCTCCGTCAACTGACGCCCGACCCTTGAGGGGCCGGCGGCCTTATGGCCGTCGGCCCCTTCTGGGTTAGTCTGATTTGGTGTGCGCCCTGTCGCGTGCCGAGATCGTTCTGGAGGAATCCCCTTGTTCAGCGCCATAGCGCGGGTTTTCCGCACGCCCGACCTGAGGCGGAAGATCGCCTTCACGCTGGGCATCATCGCCATTTACCGGCTGGGTGCCCACGTGCCGACACCGTTCGTCGACTTCCCGAACGTTCAGCAGTGTCTGAACCAGTCGGGTGGTACCGAGGGCCTGCTGTCCCTGGTCAACCTTTTCTCCGGTGGCGCGCTTCTGCAGCTGTCGATCTTCGCCCTGGGCGTCATGCCGTACATCACGGCGACCATCATCGTGCAGCTGCTGCGCGTGGTGATCCCGCACTTCGAGACCCTGTACAAAGAGGGCCAGGCGGGTCAGGCCAAGCTCACGCAGTACACCCGTTACCTCACGATCGCGCTTGCGCTCCTGCAGTCGACGACGCTTGTCACGGTTGCCCGTTCGGGTCAGCTCTTCGGCTCGGCCGGAGTGCCCGAGTGCCAGCAGCTCCTGACGAACGACATCTGGTGGGCCCAGCTGCTCATGATCATCACGATGACCGCCGGTACGGGCCTGGTCATGTGGTTCGCCGAGCTCGTCACCGAGCGCGGCGTCGGCAACGGCATGTCGATCCTGATCTTCACCTCGATCGCCGCCACCTTCCCCGGCGCCATGATCTCGATCCTCAACGCCCGCGGTGTCGAGGTCTTCCTCCTCGTGCTCGCCGTCAGCATCGTGATCGTCGCCCTCGTGGTGTTCGTCGAGCAGTCTCAGCGACGGATCCCGGTGCAGTACGCCAAACGGATGGTCGGTCGCCGCACGTACGGCGGCACCAACACCTACATTCCGATCAAGGTCAACATGGCCGGCGTCGTCCCCGTGATCTTCGCCTCGTCGCTTCTGTACATCCCGGCGCTCATCGCGCAGTTCAATCAGCCTCAGGCCGGCCAGGAGCCGGCCGCCTGGGTCACGTGGATCTCGCAGTACCTCACGCGCGGAGACCACCCGCTCTATATGCTCGTCTACTTCCTGCTGATCATCGGGTTCGCCTACTTCTACGTCGCGATCACGTTCAACCCGGTCGACGTGGCGGACAACATGAAGAAGTACGGCGGATTCATCCCCGGTATCCGCGCCGGCCGCCCGACTGCCGAGTACCTCGACTACGTGCTCACGCGCATCACGCTTCCGGGCTCGATCTACCTGGGTCTGATCGCGCTGCTTCCTCTCGTGGCCCTGGCCACCGTGGGCGCGAACCAGAACTTCCCGTTCGGCGGAGCGTCGATCCTCATCATCGTGGGTGTCGGTCTCGAGACGGTGAAGCAAATCGACGCGCAGCTTCAGCAGCGTCACTACGAAGGGCTGCTGCGATGACCGCTCGCCTTCTGATCGTCGGCCCACAGGGCTCGGGCAAGGGGACGCAGGGCGTCCGTGTCGGCGAAGCCTTCGGCATCCCGGTCGTCTCGACGGGCGACGTGTTCCGCGCCAACGTCAAGGACGGCACGGAGCTCGGCCTCCAGGTGAAGTCGATCATCGACGCCGGAGATCTCGTCCCTGACGAATTGACCAGCGCTGTCGTCCGCGATCGCCTCGCGCAGGCGGACGCTGCAGAGGGCTTCCTGCTCGACGGGTACCCCCGCAACCTCGCTCAGGTGCTGCACCTCGACGAGTTCCTGGAGGGACGCGACGAGTCGCTCGATGCCGTGATCGCACTCGTCGTGCCGCGTGAGGAGTCTCTGGCACGGCTGACCGCGCGCGCCGCCGAGCAGGGGCGCGCCGACGACACCGAAGAGGCCATCGCCACCCGCCTGGGCATCTACGAGCGTGAGACGGCTCCC
Encoded here:
- the rpsE gene encoding 30S ribosomal protein S5; its protein translation is MSDNKETEVTEQTAPAEGAAAAQAPAEREREPRRGGRERNTNQRDRGSRDRNESQFLERVVTINRVSKVVKGGRRFSFTALVVVGDGNGVVGVGYGKAREVPLAISKGVEEAKRNFFRVPRSGSTIPHPVQGEAAAGVVLLRPAAAGTGVIAGGPVRAVLECAGIHDVLSKSLGSSNTINIVHATVEALKSLEEPRAVAARRGLEFDQVAPARLVRAEAAAQKVGA
- the rpmD gene encoding 50S ribosomal protein L30; amino-acid sequence: MAERLKVTQIKSKVSEKQNQRDTLRSLGLKRIGDSVVRPDDAQTRGYVKTVAHLVKVEEID
- the rplO gene encoding 50S ribosomal protein L15; the protein is MAAKKDETATVDAPKKASARKTAEKNEAPAARPGVLKVHHLRPVPGARTAKTRVGRGEGSKGKTAGRGTKGTKARYQVRVGFEGGQMPLHMRTPKLRGFKNPFRVEYQVVNLDKLGELYPQGGDVTVADLVAKGAVRKNEKVKVLGTGDISVALTVSVDKVSGSAEQKIVAAGGSVN
- the secY gene encoding preprotein translocase subunit SecY: MFSAIARVFRTPDLRRKIAFTLGIIAIYRLGAHVPTPFVDFPNVQQCLNQSGGTEGLLSLVNLFSGGALLQLSIFALGVMPYITATIIVQLLRVVIPHFETLYKEGQAGQAKLTQYTRYLTIALALLQSTTLVTVARSGQLFGSAGVPECQQLLTNDIWWAQLLMIITMTAGTGLVMWFAELVTERGVGNGMSILIFTSIAATFPGAMISILNARGVEVFLLVLAVSIVIVALVVFVEQSQRRIPVQYAKRMVGRRTYGGTNTYIPIKVNMAGVVPVIFASSLLYIPALIAQFNQPQAGQEPAAWVTWISQYLTRGDHPLYMLVYFLLIIGFAYFYVAITFNPVDVADNMKKYGGFIPGIRAGRPTAEYLDYVLTRITLPGSIYLGLIALLPLVALATVGANQNFPFGGASILIIVGVGLETVKQIDAQLQQRHYEGLLR
- a CDS encoding adenylate kinase, translating into MTARLLIVGPQGSGKGTQGVRVGEAFGIPVVSTGDVFRANVKDGTELGLQVKSIIDAGDLVPDELTSAVVRDRLAQADAAEGFLLDGYPRNLAQVLHLDEFLEGRDESLDAVIALVVPREESLARLTARAAEQGRADDTEEAIATRLGIYERETAPILDVYGTRGIVDEIDGVGSLDDVTARIFAALEARGLGATPAT